One stretch of Rathayibacter festucae DSM 15932 DNA includes these proteins:
- a CDS encoding ABC transporter permease, which produces MSSDTRPDRGSLLASLIRRQYFWGAVAIVLLLLVNVVKDPSYLGVTVSPTTGYLVGNVIDIARAAAPILMIAVGMCLVVATGGIDLSVGSIMVVAGAVSMEFLNAQGAPDSLGAAAAAFGLALLVAGVLGAVNGILVSVVGLQPFISTLVVMLAGRGLAKVITGGQNTAATNEPFRWLANGYVFGLPVVFLLAIAIVVVVGVLVRRSALGLMIEAIGMDPKAARLAGINRRGLLMTAYIGSGVLAGVAGVFATASVMTVDVSRTGYQLELDAILAVVVGGTSLAGGKFNITGAAVGAILIATLDKTVVFLGVSSSATPAFKAIVIVALCLLQSERVRSAFKNRREARRSVPQKEAIPA; this is translated from the coding sequence ATGAGCAGCGACACGCGACCGGACCGGGGCTCGCTCCTCGCGAGCCTGATCCGCCGTCAGTACTTCTGGGGAGCGGTGGCCATCGTGCTGCTGCTGCTCGTCAACGTCGTCAAGGACCCGAGCTACCTCGGCGTCACCGTCAGCCCGACCACGGGCTACCTCGTCGGCAACGTGATCGACATCGCCCGCGCCGCCGCCCCGATCCTGATGATCGCGGTCGGCATGTGCCTGGTGGTCGCGACCGGCGGCATCGACCTCTCGGTCGGCTCGATCATGGTCGTCGCCGGCGCCGTCTCGATGGAGTTCCTCAACGCCCAGGGCGCGCCGGACTCGCTCGGCGCCGCCGCGGCCGCCTTCGGCCTCGCGCTGCTGGTCGCCGGAGTGCTGGGCGCCGTGAACGGCATCCTGGTCTCGGTGGTGGGGCTCCAGCCCTTCATCAGCACGCTCGTCGTGATGCTCGCCGGCCGCGGCCTGGCGAAGGTCATCACGGGCGGCCAGAACACCGCCGCGACGAACGAGCCGTTCCGCTGGCTCGCCAACGGCTACGTCTTCGGACTCCCCGTCGTCTTCCTGCTCGCCATCGCGATCGTCGTGGTCGTCGGAGTCCTGGTGCGCCGCAGCGCGCTCGGCCTGATGATCGAGGCCATCGGCATGGACCCGAAGGCGGCCCGCCTCGCCGGCATCAACCGCCGCGGCCTGCTGATGACCGCCTACATCGGCTCCGGCGTCCTCGCCGGCGTCGCGGGCGTCTTCGCCACCGCGAGCGTGATGACGGTCGACGTCTCGCGCACCGGCTACCAGCTCGAGCTCGACGCGATCCTCGCGGTCGTGGTCGGCGGCACCTCCCTCGCGGGCGGCAAGTTCAACATCACCGGAGCGGCCGTCGGAGCGATCCTGATCGCCACCCTCGACAAGACGGTCGTCTTCCTCGGCGTCTCGTCCTCGGCGACGCCCGCCTTCAAGGCGATCGTCATCGTCGCCCTGTGCCTGCTGCAGTCGGAGCGGGTCCGCTCCGCCTTCAAGAACCGTCGCGAGGCGCGCCGCAGCGTCCCGCAGAAAGAGGCGATCCCCGCATGA
- a CDS encoding WxL protein peptidoglycan domain-containing protein: MTSVLRALLAVLVGALALSAAPPALAATDQITWAVSPATDGAVDKRSWVELDLDPGATAEEQAAVRNLSDQTVTFRIDAADGYFTDKGRFNMLPSDQESVDAGTWITAPETVTVEPGGTGIVPFTVTVPDDAEPGDHAAGLAASLVSVGTDVGGSSVGVESRIGFRVMTRVTGDVAPAVAVENLAGDYRLSWNPFQPGALTVTADIVNTGNVRLLLDGSASAQGASAPLVAADAAQQELLPGDRRAVTLQLDDVWPLFAVGTDLTVAPTVVTPDGLDPVDIAPLTESTTTAAVPLPQLAVLLGLALILAALLAGRTRSRRRVAALVEQAKEEGRREAAHQPS, from the coding sequence ATGACCTCCGTGCTCCGCGCCCTCCTCGCCGTCCTCGTCGGCGCGCTCGCGCTCTCCGCCGCTCCCCCGGCCCTCGCCGCGACCGACCAGATCACCTGGGCGGTCAGCCCCGCGACCGACGGCGCCGTCGACAAGCGCTCCTGGGTCGAGCTCGACCTCGACCCCGGCGCCACCGCCGAGGAGCAGGCCGCGGTCCGCAACCTCAGCGACCAGACCGTCACCTTCCGCATCGACGCGGCCGACGGCTACTTCACCGACAAGGGCCGCTTCAACATGCTCCCCTCCGACCAGGAGTCCGTCGACGCCGGCACCTGGATCACCGCGCCCGAGACCGTCACCGTCGAGCCCGGCGGCACCGGCATCGTCCCCTTCACCGTCACCGTCCCCGACGACGCCGAGCCCGGCGACCACGCCGCGGGCCTCGCCGCCTCCCTCGTCTCCGTCGGCACCGACGTCGGCGGCTCCTCCGTCGGCGTCGAGAGCCGCATCGGCTTCCGCGTGATGACCCGCGTCACCGGCGACGTCGCCCCCGCCGTCGCCGTCGAGAACCTCGCCGGCGACTACCGCCTCTCCTGGAACCCCTTCCAGCCCGGCGCCCTCACCGTCACCGCCGACATCGTCAACACCGGCAACGTCCGCCTCCTCCTCGACGGCAGCGCGAGCGCCCAGGGCGCCTCCGCCCCGCTCGTCGCCGCCGACGCCGCCCAGCAGGAGCTCCTCCCCGGCGACCGCCGCGCCGTCACCCTGCAGCTCGACGACGTCTGGCCCCTCTTCGCCGTCGGCACCGACCTCACCGTCGCCCCGACCGTCGTCACCCCCGACGGCCTCGACCCCGTCGACATCGCCCCGCTCACCGAGTCGACCACCACCGCCGCCGTCCCCCTGCCTCAGCTCGCCGTCCTCCTCGGCCTCGCCCTGATCCTCGCCGCGCTCCTCGCCGGCCGCACCCGCTCCCGCCGCCGCGTCGCCGCCCTCGTCGAGCAGGCCAAGGAGGAGGGCCGCCGCGAGGCCGCCCACCAGCCCTCCTGA
- a CDS encoding NADPH-dependent F420 reductase, producing the protein MTTYGIIGAGNIGSQVARAVLAQGDEVVIANSRGPETLADLIAELGPKARAATAQEAAEAAEIAVVTVPLKNLEEVPVAPLAGKIVLDTNNYYFERDGRIEALDKGETTTSEMLQKHLPESKVVKAFNHIMAADITTDGTPAGSEDRRALATSSDYPEAVHFVTDLYDRLGFDTVAITPLSESWRVERDRPAYVVRQNREELEANLAKAPRTV; encoded by the coding sequence ATGACCACTTACGGAATCATCGGAGCAGGCAACATCGGCAGCCAGGTCGCGCGCGCGGTCCTCGCCCAGGGCGACGAGGTCGTGATCGCCAACTCGCGCGGTCCCGAGACCCTCGCCGACCTCATCGCGGAGCTCGGCCCGAAGGCGCGCGCCGCCACGGCGCAGGAGGCGGCCGAGGCCGCGGAGATCGCGGTCGTGACCGTGCCGCTGAAGAACCTCGAGGAGGTGCCGGTCGCGCCGCTCGCCGGGAAGATCGTCCTCGACACGAACAACTACTACTTCGAGCGCGACGGCCGCATCGAGGCGCTCGACAAGGGCGAGACGACCACGAGCGAGATGCTGCAGAAGCACCTCCCGGAGTCGAAGGTCGTCAAGGCGTTCAACCACATCATGGCCGCGGACATCACGACCGACGGCACCCCGGCCGGCAGCGAGGACCGCCGCGCGCTCGCCACGTCGAGCGACTACCCCGAGGCCGTGCACTTCGTCACCGACCTCTACGACCGCCTCGGCTTCGACACCGTCGCGATCACCCCGCTGAGCGAGTCGTGGCGCGTCGAGCGCGACCGCCCCGCCTACGTGGTGCGGCAGAACCGCGAGGAGCTCGAGGCGAACCTCGCCAAGGCGCCGCGCACGGTCTGA
- a CDS encoding ABC transporter permease subunit: MSAVLTRPAPPAKSNRSSATSWLSQHLDKLPTLAALVIFLGMIVYGEVAYGRILQASTISNLLINNAHLIILAVGLTFVILTGGIDLSVGAVIAFSSVSGVLLINSGWNPWLVMLLMVLIGSAFGLISGVLIQYFNVQPFIATLAMMFLARGLASMLSTVPERLPEDSAVLSLATPIKLIDGPKVNDFVISPGVIIAVLVVAAAFFVLHRTRLGRTVYAMGGSEPSAALMGLPVVRTKLLIYVISGTLAGLAGVVYTARLGSAQNITGTGWELDAIAATVIGGTLLTGGVGFVLGSVIGALVLGLMNVLITRDGGIPPEATTIITGGILLVFVLLQRAVMARNRT; the protein is encoded by the coding sequence ATGAGCGCCGTGCTGACCCGACCCGCCCCGCCGGCGAAGTCGAACCGCTCCTCCGCCACCTCGTGGCTGAGCCAGCACCTCGACAAGCTGCCGACCCTCGCCGCCCTGGTCATCTTCCTGGGCATGATCGTCTACGGCGAGGTCGCCTACGGGCGCATCCTTCAGGCGAGCACGATCTCGAACCTGCTGATCAACAACGCGCACCTGATCATCCTCGCCGTGGGCCTCACCTTCGTGATCCTCACCGGCGGCATCGACCTCTCGGTCGGCGCGGTGATCGCCTTCAGCAGCGTGAGCGGCGTGCTGCTCATCAACAGCGGCTGGAACCCCTGGCTCGTGATGCTCCTGATGGTGCTGATCGGCTCCGCGTTCGGCCTGATCTCGGGCGTGCTGATCCAGTACTTCAACGTCCAGCCGTTCATCGCGACCCTCGCGATGATGTTCCTGGCCCGCGGTCTCGCCTCGATGCTGAGCACGGTCCCGGAGCGCCTCCCCGAGGACTCGGCCGTGCTGTCGCTCGCGACGCCGATCAAGCTGATCGACGGACCGAAGGTCAACGACTTCGTGATCAGCCCCGGCGTGATCATCGCCGTGCTCGTCGTGGCCGCCGCGTTCTTCGTGCTGCACCGCACCCGCCTCGGCCGGACGGTCTACGCGATGGGCGGCTCGGAGCCGTCGGCCGCGCTGATGGGCCTGCCCGTCGTCCGGACCAAGCTGCTCATCTACGTGATCAGCGGCACCCTCGCGGGCCTCGCCGGCGTCGTCTACACCGCCCGCCTCGGCAGCGCGCAGAACATCACCGGCACCGGCTGGGAGCTCGACGCCATCGCGGCGACCGTCATCGGCGGCACGCTGCTGACCGGCGGCGTCGGCTTCGTCCTCGGCTCGGTGATCGGCGCCCTGGTCCTCGGCCTGATGAACGTCCTGATCACCCGCGACGGCGGCATCCCGCCCGAGGCGACCACCATCATCACCGGCGGCATCCTGCTCGTCTTCGTGCTCCTGCAGCGCGCGGTGATGGCCCGCAACCGGACCTGA
- a CDS encoding glycoside hydrolase family 88 protein produces the protein MSALRAALALVLVPLLTAGAVQAADPPAAALSSEALPSASSILEKTSLAADYYRPILRLAPVSTLAGWSWATFEQGENALYSASGNPAYLADGMTWGGLTSWKVATTGLDPDDLKAGQVYHALNASDPRASLTSMDARMAQGLATLPLDQYDWSDALFMGLPNWASWSKRKNDPAYLAKMDALYEWSRDQGAQSDRCAGRAVPQSGLFDAAEGLWYRDCRYVGVPDAGGNKVFWGRGNGWAMAAMADVIDALPAGDARAVPYQAMLRTMAARVIGLQGSDGLWRSSLLNSSAFPAPETSSTALFAYALAAGISSGTLDRTTYLPAVTRAWQGLTTVSLKPSGFVSGCQSVGFQPAGSYAAATPRTAATATSAGTLIADSPPFCVGALLLAGSAIAALGGGSTPTPTVTPTVTPTATATPTPTATATPTRTPTPTPTPTPGVSGPGRYQETSPALTRSGTWTTLKAASDDGGGSAYSTGATATTTMTFTGTGVQWISRLSPSGGINEVYLDGVRVARIDRYSSTTQYRRTVWTSAVLPAGVHTVSFRATADRNPAAKGRTLLLDAVLITG, from the coding sequence ATGTCGGCTCTGCGGGCGGCACTCGCCCTCGTCCTCGTCCCCCTGCTGACCGCCGGCGCCGTGCAGGCGGCGGATCCGCCCGCTGCGGCTCTGTCCTCGGAGGCGCTGCCCTCCGCCTCGTCGATCCTCGAGAAGACGTCGCTCGCGGCCGACTACTACCGCCCGATCCTCCGCCTGGCGCCGGTGTCCACCCTCGCCGGCTGGTCGTGGGCGACCTTCGAGCAGGGCGAGAACGCGCTGTACTCCGCGTCCGGGAATCCCGCCTACCTCGCCGACGGCATGACCTGGGGCGGCCTCACCTCCTGGAAGGTCGCGACCACCGGGCTGGACCCGGACGACCTCAAGGCCGGCCAGGTCTACCACGCGCTGAACGCGTCCGACCCGCGCGCCTCGCTGACCTCGATGGACGCCCGGATGGCCCAGGGGCTCGCGACCCTCCCGCTCGACCAGTACGACTGGTCGGACGCGCTCTTCATGGGGCTGCCGAACTGGGCGTCCTGGTCGAAGCGGAAGAACGACCCCGCCTACCTCGCCAAGATGGACGCCCTCTACGAGTGGTCCCGCGACCAGGGCGCGCAGAGCGACCGCTGCGCGGGGCGGGCGGTGCCGCAGTCCGGGCTCTTCGACGCCGCCGAGGGACTCTGGTATCGCGACTGCCGCTACGTCGGCGTGCCCGACGCCGGCGGGAACAAGGTCTTCTGGGGCCGCGGCAACGGCTGGGCGATGGCCGCGATGGCCGACGTGATCGACGCGCTCCCGGCGGGAGACGCGCGCGCCGTCCCGTACCAGGCCATGCTGCGGACGATGGCCGCCCGCGTCATCGGACTGCAGGGCTCCGACGGGCTCTGGCGATCGAGCCTGCTCAACAGCAGCGCCTTCCCCGCGCCCGAGACGAGCTCCACGGCACTGTTCGCCTACGCGCTGGCCGCCGGGATCTCCTCCGGCACCCTCGACCGGACGACCTACCTGCCCGCCGTCACCCGGGCGTGGCAGGGATTGACGACCGTCTCGCTGAAGCCGAGCGGCTTCGTGAGCGGCTGCCAGTCGGTCGGCTTCCAGCCCGCCGGTAGCTACGCCGCGGCCACACCGCGCACGGCCGCGACGGCCACCTCGGCCGGCACCCTGATCGCCGACTCGCCGCCCTTCTGCGTCGGCGCCCTCCTGCTCGCGGGCAGCGCGATCGCGGCACTGGGCGGCGGATCGACGCCGACGCCGACCGTGACGCCGACAGTGACGCCGACAGCCACCGCGACTCCGACACCGACGGCCACCGCGACTCCGACCCGCACGCCCACCCCCACTCCCACCCCGACGCCCGGCGTCTCCGGACCGGGTCGCTACCAGGAGACCTCGCCCGCCCTCACGCGCTCCGGAACCTGGACGACCCTCAAGGCCGCGTCCGACGACGGCGGCGGCTCGGCCTACAGCACGGGCGCCACCGCGACCACGACGATGACGTTCACCGGCACCGGCGTGCAGTGGATCAGCCGGCTCTCGCCGTCCGGCGGCATCAACGAGGTCTACCTCGACGGCGTCCGCGTCGCCCGGATCGACCGCTACAGCAGCACGACGCAGTACCGGCGGACCGTCTGGACCAGCGCCGTGCTCCCCGCCGGCGTGCACACCGTCTCGTTCCGCGCCACCGCCGACCGCAACCCCGCCGCGAAGGGCCGAACCCTCCTCCTCGACGCCGTCCTCATCACCGGCTGA
- a CDS encoding family 43 glycosylhydrolase, with product MKPFLRPVVLVTALALTVPLLTAQSAAAAPADDLVLRYALDATSGTTAVDSSGKGRDGVLSGGAVASGAAGVTLDGVDDFVKLPDDVLAGLSSITVSTEVLVKPSQGTPYFIWGLGNTTNNAGNGYLYTTGNSYKTSIATGNWTTEQTVNSGADLARGVWKTLTYTLDDASDTARLYLDGAQVAQQTGVTITPGAIGGGSTTANAIGRSVYTGDKFLAGSVRDFRIYSSALSAADVATLQASDATRTTRDAAALTLGDLSAVTANLTLPTTGPNGSAIAWSSSNAAVVSSSGVVTRPATGTAQAVLTATVTRGSATQTRTFTATVPAQDANADAQKALDALSIVNAGDVRGNITLPAKAGAYDVTWASSNTAVVSTTGVVKRQAATTAVTLTATIAGTTATRKLPVTVTAAPADLDTEYDAGYLWTHFASTDYEKIYFGSSTDGLHWSKLNNDKAVLANLAGTLGVRDPHLVRSPTGDEYWILGTDLHAEGTAGGGSWDQVNASQKLVVWRSTDLVNWGQQSLVFAGAPNAGNVWAPEAIWDEATGQYYVYWSGRDKTQVNTDDWALRVYVSTTRDFQSFSTPKVWLDENSSTNNADGPNIIDTTIAVENGVYYRFSTSDWRTVVDKASSLAGPWTRVIARGEETSRGLSDHLEGLTVYQLPDGRWVVMGDSFGYSAYVTDTLADMRFTALPVGTTGASTYSFSKPFRHGSVLRLSSAEEARITAAYGATSTGPTPKPVNSKGEILRYTFDGGSGTTVTDSSGNGLNGTIVSGGTWQTGSVKLDGTDDYIKLPDNLLAGVTDVTVQTEVWIDPAQSGAYFLYGLGNTTNGAGDGYLFTSGNNYRTSLTTGNYTTEQTVSSGSAVPRGQWAQLTYTLSGTTATLYLDGVRVGGGTVTADPKDIGGGTTTANSIGRSNYDADNRFRGQVREFALYNRALSSAEVLASSGNTTVLADVTLTGDVLKTAPIVDQATRTVTLPVKPGTDRSKLTATYSTAAGVTASPASGTVRDLRTPQTVVLTPAGGGATTTWTLKAVEMKSPVLPGLYADPNIAVFGDTYYLYATSDGFPGWGGKTFYAWSSKNLVDWTRSAQPILTLDGANGNVPWATGNAWAPTIIEKGGKYYFYFSGHNAALDRKTIGVAVASSPMGPFTAQQSPMITNGESVKSGQAIDPAAFTDPATGKSYLFWGNGAPVYAELSDDMLSVKAGTIKTISGLTDFREGAFMNHRNGLYHLTYSIDDTGSENYKVGYATSTSIDGPWTYRGVILEKDPAQGILATGHSSIINVPGTDDWYIAYHRFAIPGGDGQHRETTIDKVTFDPTTGLMQKVVPTLTSVSPQTVPTAAPAITATATASTRCVQGKVVLSVVATNPNAFPVKMVVTSTSGSKTFAEVAAGKSVTHSFTTRTAALPAGSATATATAFVAGKPATATATAPYAAASCG from the coding sequence ATGAAGCCCTTCCTGCGACCGGTCGTCCTCGTGACGGCTCTCGCGCTCACCGTCCCGCTGCTGACGGCGCAGTCCGCCGCAGCCGCTCCGGCCGATGATCTCGTCCTCCGCTACGCGCTCGACGCGACCAGCGGCACGACCGCCGTCGACAGCTCCGGCAAGGGCCGCGACGGTGTCCTCTCCGGCGGCGCGGTCGCCTCGGGCGCCGCGGGCGTGACGCTCGACGGCGTCGACGACTTCGTGAAGCTGCCCGACGACGTGCTCGCCGGCCTCAGCTCGATCACCGTGAGCACCGAGGTGCTGGTGAAGCCGAGCCAGGGCACGCCGTACTTCATCTGGGGCCTCGGCAACACGACGAACAACGCGGGCAACGGCTACCTGTACACGACGGGCAACAGCTACAAGACCTCCATCGCCACCGGCAACTGGACCACCGAGCAGACCGTGAACTCGGGAGCCGACCTCGCCCGCGGGGTCTGGAAGACGCTCACCTACACGCTCGACGACGCCTCCGACACCGCGCGGCTCTACCTCGACGGCGCCCAGGTCGCGCAGCAGACCGGCGTGACCATCACCCCCGGCGCGATCGGCGGCGGCAGCACCACCGCGAACGCGATCGGCCGCTCGGTCTACACCGGCGACAAGTTCCTCGCCGGCTCGGTGCGCGACTTCCGCATCTACAGCAGCGCGCTCAGCGCCGCCGACGTCGCGACCCTCCAGGCGAGCGACGCCACGCGCACCACCCGCGACGCCGCCGCGCTGACCCTCGGCGACCTCTCCGCCGTCACCGCGAACCTCACCCTGCCGACCACCGGGCCCAACGGCTCGGCGATCGCCTGGTCCTCGAGCAACGCCGCCGTCGTCTCCTCGAGCGGAGTCGTCACCCGGCCCGCCACGGGCACCGCCCAGGCCGTGCTCACCGCGACCGTCACCCGCGGCTCCGCGACGCAGACGCGCACCTTCACCGCCACCGTGCCCGCGCAGGACGCGAACGCCGATGCGCAGAAGGCGCTCGACGCGCTGAGCATCGTGAACGCCGGCGACGTCCGCGGCAACATCACGCTGCCCGCGAAGGCCGGCGCCTACGACGTCACCTGGGCCTCCTCGAACACCGCCGTCGTCAGCACCACCGGCGTCGTGAAGCGCCAGGCCGCGACCACCGCGGTCACCCTCACCGCGACGATCGCCGGCACCACCGCCACCCGGAAGCTCCCGGTCACCGTGACCGCCGCGCCCGCGGACCTCGACACCGAGTACGACGCCGGCTACCTCTGGACCCACTTCGCGTCGACCGACTACGAGAAGATCTACTTCGGCTCCAGCACCGACGGCCTGCACTGGTCGAAGCTCAACAACGACAAGGCCGTGCTCGCCAACCTCGCCGGCACGCTCGGCGTCCGCGACCCGCACCTCGTCCGCTCCCCCACCGGCGACGAGTACTGGATCCTCGGCACCGACCTGCACGCCGAGGGCACCGCCGGCGGCGGCTCCTGGGACCAGGTGAACGCCAGTCAGAAGCTCGTCGTCTGGCGCTCCACCGACCTCGTGAACTGGGGCCAGCAGAGCCTCGTCTTCGCCGGCGCGCCCAACGCGGGCAACGTCTGGGCGCCCGAGGCGATCTGGGACGAGGCCACCGGTCAGTACTACGTCTACTGGTCCGGCCGCGACAAGACGCAGGTGAACACGGACGACTGGGCGCTGCGCGTCTACGTCTCCACCACCCGCGACTTCCAGAGCTTCTCCACCCCGAAGGTCTGGCTCGACGAGAACTCGTCGACGAACAACGCCGACGGCCCGAACATCATCGACACCACCATCGCCGTCGAGAACGGCGTCTACTACCGCTTCTCCACCTCCGACTGGCGCACCGTCGTCGACAAGGCCTCGAGCCTGGCCGGCCCGTGGACCCGCGTGATCGCCCGCGGCGAGGAGACCTCCCGCGGCCTCTCCGACCACCTCGAGGGCCTCACCGTGTACCAGCTGCCCGACGGCCGCTGGGTCGTGATGGGCGACTCGTTCGGCTACTCCGCCTACGTCACCGACACCCTCGCGGACATGCGGTTCACGGCGCTGCCCGTCGGCACCACCGGCGCGAGCACGTACTCCTTCTCGAAGCCCTTCCGCCACGGCTCGGTGCTGCGGCTCTCCAGCGCCGAGGAGGCCCGCATCACTGCGGCCTACGGCGCCACGAGCACCGGCCCGACCCCGAAGCCCGTCAACTCGAAGGGCGAGATCCTCCGCTACACCTTCGACGGCGGCTCCGGCACGACCGTCACCGACAGCTCGGGCAACGGCCTGAACGGCACGATCGTCTCGGGCGGCACCTGGCAGACCGGCTCGGTGAAGCTCGACGGCACCGACGACTACATCAAGCTGCCGGACAACCTGCTCGCGGGAGTCACCGACGTCACCGTGCAGACCGAGGTCTGGATCGACCCCGCGCAGAGCGGCGCCTACTTCCTCTACGGCCTCGGAAACACGACGAACGGAGCGGGTGACGGCTACCTCTTCACCTCCGGCAACAACTACCGCACCAGCCTCACCACCGGGAACTACACCACCGAGCAGACCGTCTCCTCCGGCTCGGCCGTCCCCCGCGGCCAGTGGGCGCAGCTGACCTACACGCTCTCCGGCACCACCGCGACGCTCTACCTCGACGGCGTCCGCGTCGGCGGCGGCACCGTCACGGCCGACCCGAAGGACATCGGCGGCGGCACGACCACGGCGAACTCCATCGGCCGCTCGAACTACGACGCCGACAACCGCTTCCGCGGCCAGGTGCGCGAGTTCGCGCTCTACAACCGGGCGCTGAGCTCGGCCGAGGTGCTCGCCTCCTCCGGCAACACCACCGTGCTGGCCGACGTGACGCTCACCGGCGACGTGCTGAAGACCGCACCGATCGTCGATCAGGCGACCCGCACCGTCACCCTCCCGGTGAAGCCCGGCACGGACCGCTCGAAGCTCACCGCCACCTACTCGACCGCCGCGGGCGTCACCGCGAGCCCCGCCTCCGGCACCGTCCGCGACCTGCGCACCCCGCAGACCGTCGTGCTGACCCCGGCCGGCGGCGGAGCGACCACCACCTGGACGCTCAAGGCCGTCGAGATGAAGAGCCCCGTCCTCCCGGGTCTCTACGCCGACCCGAACATCGCGGTCTTCGGCGACACCTACTACCTCTACGCGACCTCGGACGGCTTCCCCGGCTGGGGCGGCAAGACCTTCTACGCCTGGTCGTCGAAGAACCTCGTCGACTGGACCCGCTCCGCACAGCCGATCCTCACCCTCGACGGCGCAAACGGGAACGTCCCGTGGGCGACCGGCAACGCCTGGGCGCCGACGATCATCGAGAAGGGCGGGAAGTACTACTTCTACTTCTCCGGCCACAACGCCGCGCTCGACCGCAAGACGATCGGAGTCGCGGTCGCGTCGAGCCCGATGGGCCCGTTCACCGCGCAGCAGTCCCCGATGATCACCAACGGCGAGTCCGTGAAGTCCGGCCAGGCCATCGACCCGGCCGCGTTCACCGACCCGGCCACCGGCAAGAGCTACCTCTTCTGGGGCAACGGCGCACCCGTGTACGCCGAGCTCTCGGACGACATGCTCTCGGTCAAGGCGGGCACCATCAAGACGATCTCGGGCCTCACGGACTTCCGCGAGGGCGCGTTCATGAACCACCGCAACGGGCTCTACCACCTGACCTACTCGATCGACGACACCGGCTCCGAGAACTACAAGGTCGGCTACGCGACCTCGACGAGCATCGACGGACCGTGGACCTACCGCGGCGTGATCCTGGAGAAGGACCCCGCGCAGGGCATCCTCGCCACCGGCCACAGCTCGATCATCAACGTCCCCGGCACCGACGACTGGTACATCGCCTACCACCGCTTCGCCATCCCCGGCGGAGACGGCCAGCACCGCGAGACCACCATCGACAAGGTGACCTTCGACCCGACGACCGGACTGATGCAGAAGGTCGTCCCGACCCTCACCAGCGTCAGCCCGCAGACGGTGCCGACGGCGGCCCCCGCCATCACGGCGACCGCCACCGCCTCGACCCGATGCGTGCAGGGCAAGGTCGTCCTCTCGGTCGTCGCGACGAACCCGAACGCCTTCCCGGTGAAGATGGTCGTCACCTCGACCTCGGGCTCGAAGACGTTCGCGGAGGTGGCCGCCGGCAAGTCCGTCACCCACTCCTTCACGACCCGCACCGCCGCGCTGCCCGCCGGCTCCGCGACCGCCACGGCCACCGCGTTCGTCGCGGGCAAGCCCGCCACCGCCACGGCCACCGCGCCGTACGCGGCGGCGAGCTGCGGCTGA
- a CDS encoding type II toxin-antitoxin system HicA family toxin, producing MVKEVKQREVERFLESCGWRLLREKGPHNVWGSPDGTQVLAIPRHGKVSPGVVRQVIKAQPGSPAGWR from the coding sequence GTGGTCAAGGAAGTCAAGCAGCGCGAGGTCGAGCGGTTCCTCGAGTCCTGCGGATGGCGGCTCCTCCGCGAGAAGGGTCCGCACAACGTCTGGGGCTCCCCGGACGGCACGCAGGTCCTCGCGATTCCGCGGCACGGCAAGGTGTCTCCGGGAGTCGTCCGCCAGGTCATCAAGGCCCAGCCGGGCAGTCCGGCGGGCTGGCGATGA